Sequence from the Thermodesulfobacteriota bacterium genome:
AGGCCCCGGGCCGGTCGCTTCTGGGCTGGGGGGCGGTCATGGCCAGCGGTGCTCTGCTGGCCGCGGCGGCGGTGCTGGCCGCCTCCGCCTTCCTCCGGGAGCGCCGCACCTGGACCAGGGGCCAGGGCGAGTCCCCCGGCTCATAGCAGGCCGGTCGCGGCCAGCATCTCCCGGGCGGCGGCAAACATGGCGTCCTTGCCGGCCTCGGTCCGGGCCTCCACGTAGAAGCGAACCTTGGGCTCGGTGCCGGACGGCCGGATCATGATCCACGATCCGTCTGCCAGCACCATCTTGCGGCCATCGATGCTGATCACCTTGTCGATGGCCAGCGCCTTGTTTCCCACCTGGATCGTCTTGCCTGGAACATAGGCGGTAAGCCCTTGCAGCTTGGCGGTGAGCTCTTCACCCGCGGCGCGCACCGTCACGGCATCCCGGGCGGGCAGAAAGGCGCCGTAGGCCTTTTCCAGCTCGGCCAGGTAGTCACCCAGGCCCTGGTTTCTGGTCAGCATCATGTCCAGGGCCAGCATGAGGCCGATGTAGGCGTCCTTTTCCGGCGTGTGGCCGATGACGGTGATGCCGTCGGACTCCTCGAAGCAGACCAGGGCTTCCAGGAGCACCGGCTTGAACTCCTTGAAGCCCACCCGGGGCTCGAAGACCTTTTCCTGGAAGGCCTGGGCGATGGCGTTGGCGAAGTTGCTGGTGGCCACCGTCTTGGCCACCATGCCGGCCTTGCCCTTGTGCTCGTGCAGGAAGTGGTAGGCCATGGCCCCGAAATGGTTCATGGTGATCTCCCGGCGGCCGTCGGTGAAGCGGATCCGGTCGGCGTCCGGGTCGATGATCACCCCCAGCCGCAGCCGCTCGGTGCGGCTGGCCAGGGCCTTGTGCACCGGCTCCAGGTTGGCGGCCGACGGCTCCGGGGCGATGCCGCCGAAGGTGGGGTCGGCCTCGGCCCGCAGGAGGATCAGCCGGTCGCTGGCCGGGTTGCCGAAGAGCTGCCGGATGTGCCGGCGGCTGGCGCCATGGACGCAGTCCACCGCCACCACCAGATCGTGCTGGCGGGCAAAGCCGGCCAGAAGGCCGTCGTAGTCGAGGCCATGACGATGGGCGTTGGCCCGCACCAGCTCGATCCACAAGGCCAGGGCGTCGCAGGGCCGTACCCGGGAGGGATCGGGCAGCGACGGCCGCAGCTCGCCGGCGGCGATCATCGCCCGGGCCCGGGCGGTGATGCGGTTGGTGAGGCTGGGCGCCGCCGGGCCGGCATCGGCGGCGTTGAACTTGAAGCCGCCGTACTCCAGAGGGTTGTGGCTGGGGGTGAGGTTGATGGAGAAGGCGGCCGCCAGACGCAAGACGGCGGCGGACAAGGTGCCGGTGGAGGCCTCGCCGGCGTCGTAGACGCAAAAACCCTGGCCGGTGAGCCAGTCCCGGATGGCCGCTGCCAGCAC
This genomic interval carries:
- a CDS encoding phosphoglucomutase — translated: MFSSDTVQELTGRFLAADGPADSDYFGLIKELVRHREACLPAGVERRLWQAEIDRVYELVAEEIAHNPRSPTAPVSFGTSGWRGILGKDLCCRSVCQVTQAIVSLYEDLDASPELAGDLGVKSLAEARARGCVLGYDNRFGGPVLAAAIRDWLTGQGFCVYDAGEASTGTLSAAVLRLAAAFSINLTPSHNPLEYGGFKFNAADAGPAAPSLTNRITARARAMIAAGELRPSLPDPSRVRPCDALALWIELVRANAHRHGLDYDGLLAGFARQHDLVVAVDCVHGASRRHIRQLFGNPASDRLILLRAEADPTFGGIAPEPSAANLEPVHKALASRTERLRLGVIIDPDADRIRFTDGRREITMNHFGAMAYHFLHEHKGKAGMVAKTVATSNFANAIAQAFQEKVFEPRVGFKEFKPVLLEALVCFEESDGITVIGHTPEKDAYIGLMLALDMMLTRNQGLGDYLAELEKAYGAFLPARDAVTVRAAGEELTAKLQGLTAYVPGKTIQVGNKALAIDKVISIDGRKMVLADGSWIMIRPSGTEPKVRFYVEARTEAGKDAMFAAAREMLAATGLL